TATAAAgagtaaaagaaaaaaacaatattgagaaattatatatatctttaatcttcaaaggaagataaaatatatataagaatatgttTTGGTGTAAAAATAAACTAAGACCACTATGGTCTATATATAGTTTCTAACTATGGAGATTTTTCATTCACAAACATTGTGGGACAAATAAAAATTACTATTCGCTATTGATTTTTCTAACAATGATATTATTAATGTGATGGCAGGGTTTGGGTTTGGCATATTCTTAAGTTTAAACCTCATCATGTAAACGTCACGAGAGAAAGAGTGCAACGTGGCATGCTTCAACGCCAATTGTAGTAAAAAATTATTTGGGGCATTGAGAATGCCTTCTCTCAGATATTTCATAGCACAAACTACACAATTAATAGACGTAATGTTCGaatatatttttctcttttttctcttCTGGCCAAGTCATATCGCGTGGTCCAATATCACGCTCTTTAATTTACGTAACGTAGTTGCTCTGAAAAAGGAATTCTGTTAACTATAATAAACACCACAAATTGCCAAGGCACAGAGTTGGCCTTATTATTAATCTATTATTTACTTTTTGCAAGAAAAAGTTTAAGGGGATATGACGCTGGCTGGTGACCTAGCAACCAACAATACAAGCTATACCAACCCTTCTCACAAATGATCAGTGGTAAGTTAAGCCCCACTCCTAACCCTATTATATTGGTAGAGAGAGCGCATATCTCAATTATAtttgcttttatttttttatcagtCCTTGTGAGATTAAAAACGGATTTCACTTAGAACTTGAGCGAAGAACCACCCGTTACCTACATTAataggatttaattattaatttcatGAAACACATGAGAGAGAGGttagtaaaataataataataataatgataataatagagAATTAGCTAGGAGAGTTATATTAGATAGATAGATACCATAGATCGAAAGCATATTTGTGTATTGGGATGAAAGCACAGGAGATTGTGCACAAAAGCGATACCGAAAGCTGACAGGAACAGTGGCAAATACGTAGGTGAGAAAGGCAAGGCATACATTGGCATTGGCATTGGTATTGGCGTTGGCGTTGGCGTTGGTGTTGGTAAGGTATATAATATAGTATTATTAGTGGGTTAGCTAGCATGCCAAGAAAGCAGTCACTCACTCAATCATTGGATTGCTTCAAAGGAACGCACAAATTACCTTCACCTCCCACGCAAACTCACACATCTTTTTCTTATTAATTTCTActcttaaatttttaaaaatatataattctaaaCTATTATTATCACTGTATTATTACTAAGGTTTATAAGAAAAAAGTTGTTTCATTAACttgtcaaaattaattatataatttcgTTATTAAAACAATATATTGTACTATTTATCCATTCAAAGGCGGACCAATGTGTTGTACTATTTATCCATTCATAGGTGGACCTATGTGGTGAATAGAGactgaattatatatatataattttttttttgaaaaatttagtcttttattttattattttactttctcatgtatatatatatttttgtacatTTACTTAATTTATACAATTTTTGCtgtgaataaaataaaattcCGGAAATAGACATTAGCAGCCGTCCAAAAATATCATGTAAAAAAGCTTAACTGTCTCCTCGGCAACATAACTAAGAATGTAGGTAGGTTGTAACGGAATAAGACTAGTTGGTGCATATGAGATGAGAGAATGTGAGTTGGTTAGCTTTGGCGGCTTTCGCCTGCTTTTCACAACAACTGTCACCACCTCCTCACCTCACTCTCACTCCTCCCAAATACTATACATCTTTTTGGTCTCTACTTTCCGTTTTTctctttcttattattattctcttTTACTTCTCTTCCTTGTAAACTTCATCCTCAATCCAATCCCCTacttgtttattaagtaatgttGCCCCACTTCCCCAATAACAAAAAGTTCTTCAATTGTggtcttcatttttttttttgcaattttggACTTTTCTCAATTCAATTGTATGTGCAATTAATCTAAACATTATTATTTAATTGGTGCACAAAGCTTATCCAAACTGCGGCGCAAAAGTTCATTGCGAGTAgtgttttttataattaaaacatAAACAATATCCAAATTCCAAAGGGTAAAGACTGCTGATATTATTATAACCAATTCTTATTAACTAATTAGAAAGAATATACCATCCCAATTCAATGTACCTACTACCTAAGCAGCTCATTCATTCATGATCAAGGATCATGGCGCTCTCTAGCTACCATGATGTAATTACACTCCTCACGTGAGCACGTGCCGCCATATGGGCAGAGCATAATTGATGAGATTTTAATCCAAGCTAACCGCCGGCCATAGCCAAGTTGTCAAATCTATTTTCCTTTTGCCACGTGGATCCCTCCTATCAAGGGTAAAAGTACTATACTAGTAAAGACGGCGACCGCCCATTCATCAAAAAAGCCAAAAACATGTTAaattttttatctttttatttatttttacggCTGCTTTCGCGTTAAGCTAACTAACCAAACACTTCTCAAAATTTAGAAGCGTGTATTATATAAGTTGGGGCAAATGAGGGGCCAAAAACCAAAAGCCACCACTACCAATACCAAACTTTGTACTCTCTAAAGCTTATTAAGTTCTTTCCCTATGGATTGGACCAGGGGCCGAACCATCGGCCGGGGCTCGTTTGCCACCGTATCAATCGCCACAGCTCATGGCTCCGGCGAGCTTTTCGCTGTCAAGTCCGCTGAGCTTTCCAAGTCCGAGTCCCTCCAGAGAGAGCAGAAAATTTTGTCTTCGTTGAATTCCCCAAAAATCATAGACTACAGAGGTTTTAACGTCTCTTCGGAAAATGGAGAGCTTATGTACAATCTCTGCCTGGAATATGCTCACGGCGGTTCGCTCTCCGACACGATTTGCAGACGCGGTGGTCGGCTCAACCAAGCTGAAATTATAGCCTACACGAGGGAAATTCTAATTGGGTTGGGTTATCTTCATTCCGCAGGCGTAGTACATTGTGACATCAAGGGTCGGAATATTTTGGTCACCCGAGAGGGGTTGAAGATCGCTGACTTGGGATGCGCTCGATTCTGCGATGGTGTGTCGGGTGGTGATTGGGTCTCTGTAGCTGGAACTCCTGCTTACATGGCACCAGAGGTGGCGCGAGGAGAACAACAAGGCTTCGCCGCCGATGTTTGGGCCCTTGGGTGTACGGTGATCGAGATGGCTACGGGTCGAGCCCCGTGGGAAGATGTGCTCGACCCGGTTTCGGCTTTTTACCGGATTGGGTTTACGGATGATGTGCCGGAGATACCGAGTTACGTGTCGACAAAAGCAGAGGATTTTTTGGGGAAATGTTTGAAGAGGGACCCGTTAGAGAGGTGGTCCGTTGATGAGCTTCTTAAGCACCCATTTCTTGAGGAATTCGAACCCGAATCCGAACCCGAGTGTGTTATGAAGGAATTTTATAGTTTTGACTTGGATAGTCCGAGATGTGTATTGTGCACCGTGGACTCGGAGAACGATCCTAACCCGTACCGTGGAAGTGTTACGGACACACACACAGGCTCTCCTGCTGAAAGAATCAGAAGGTTGAGTAGTGAAAGCAATGCGACGTCGTTTTCTGAAATGGACTGTTGGGCCTTGGATGAGGATTGGGTCACAGTTAGACATAACTATACCCAAGAAGAGCCGGATATGATATCTTTAGGCGCATCAAGTGATCTGGTCACTGTCAATGAAACTCCAAATACGAAGGGGACCTTGAAAATCCGGACTCCTAATGAGGATGATTTGGCGCTCCACGCCAAATTTAGGAATGGTTCGAGAAACTTCAAGGGTAGTAGAAGAAATTGTAATAGGGTTGGTACTGGTAGCAGTAGTTATAAGGATTGGGGTAGACTTAGGGATGGGAAAAAAGTCTCGTTGAAGTGCTTTAAATGTAtcaaagttgaattttttgattaTTCACATTGTGAAATGAAGTTGCAGTTTTTTATGAATTGCCCACCTATTATTGTTTTCATACAAATTCAGCTCATTGCAAGTAGTTTAGAGCCATTTgagattttatgatttttttttgtagCAGAGATTTTAAGAATTACATTAACAAAAAGTAGGTTAATTTCAGTATCACTTAATAAATATAGAATTGGATAAGCTACCAGTCCTTTAATATTCTCCTTTCTCCTATCATTTCTCAAttgtcttctttttttttttaaggtttaTTAAACTTATTTTGGATAGGCACTCATAACTGTTCAACATTAATGTTTTTACTTTGGGGGTGACATGATACGACCTAGCTAACACATACATACGTGCACAACATACATGATCAGTACAAGCATGAAGACAGAATACGTGGATTTAAGTGGAAAATACTATAATCTTATTCTTATCCTTCCCAGTACCGTACGGGTACTAATGGTAGTAACTATTGATCTCTCATTTCTCACTTTAGGAGCACAACTTTTTATCCATTACTAGTACTGAATTACATCACTGCCCACCAAATCAAATCAAGACACAAAATCTAGCTAATTCTCAACTCACCTGTAATGTATATCTACTACTTCACTAAGAACAAAATGGGTTGGATTTAAACAAGAAAACtctacatttatttattttttgttgatgaTGTGAAATGGTACTGGTCTTATTGGCTATTGCATGCGTTCGACGATCAAGTTGCTGATGTGATAATGCCTGACCACACTTAGAGTACGTAGAGTCTCCCAGCTGATAAACAACAAAGGGGAAATAATATAAATAAGATTAAGTTACTTAGGAAACAGTACCAAAAGAATAATATTCACAGAATTGACATGCATTATCCAAGCATCTTATAAGAATTCCAATAAATTCACTTTTTCACTTTAATCTAGTAAAGAGAAATGTATTGGTTCACAGAGAAAAATAAGATAACacgtgaaaaaataaaataaaaaagttaaataATCTTGTTCTCTCACGCAGCCGCAGCGAGAATATATATGTGTTTGTTTTATTGCTCTTTTTAATTTAGAACCCCTCTTTTGGACCAACTACCTTATACaacattgaatatatatatatatatagcatgcAATTCAGACAAGAGACCTATCTGAAGGGAATAATAATATTCACAATATTTATACTAAGTACAAAGTATCACGGAGAGGAGCTAGAAAGGAGAAATGTTTCATTGAAAACAGCTAAGCCTAACAAATTAgctaatacaaataaaataaacagCTAGACTAAGTACAAAAGGAGGAAATGAAATTATTGGGAAATAGAAACACTAAATCTAATACTAAGTTTCATGTTTGCGGTTCATATTTACGGGACTTCCCAACCATGCAAATAGTACCCATTCTGGATCTTATTCCTATATATAACAGTAGCACTTCCAAGCTATATACAGCTAAATAGGTCGCTTTATTAGTTGAAtggaaatttgatttttaatgcaTTAAGTTACActgtataataaaattataccaaCCGAAAAAAACTTCACATTTTTATTATAGTATTATTTGGATTCCCAAAAATGCTCCTATCATAAATTTCTATATCTTTTTCTCCTATTGtcttctccctctctatctctcacgtttttcctctctatctctcaagctcTTGTACACAAAAAAAATAAGACAGCTTAATCTATACAAATTTTCGAGCTTATTATTTCAGGGCAAGTTGTGAATCATTTGAAGGCAaggacttcattttggatttcgaaTAAAAAAttgtatgggtaagtatatatttgttatatgtaatAAAGAAACTTGTTTATCAACATTGCTTTTGCTATTTCGAACATATCTGTGTATgtcttcatgttttattgtaatttttcactgtcggaatggattttcgttcctttcttggtatttttttctgggttttttgtctACATCGATAGGACTTGATGGTCCTTGATGGACCTCAATAAATCTCTCATTTGTTTATATCATTTgtctacctcgatatgcctcgatagtcctcaatggacctcgataaacccccacatatttatattatttgtatacttcgatatgcctcgatagacctcgataaaACCATCACATAAGGGggaatggctaccttgatgagactcgatggtcctcgatggacctcgataaaaccaTCACATAAGGAGGGAAATGGAtacctcgatgagactcgatggtcaTCGATTGACCTCGATAAAAACCTCAGACTTTAGGAACAATGGgtacctcgatgagactcgatggtcctcgatggacctcgatagaggcataaaacttaatttatgtagtgtatacgtcgataggactcgatgggcctcgatgggtTGACCTCGATAGTTTGATAGTTTGACCTCGATATGAATCGATATTttgctgttttatgttgtagtttaactttttgaccCTTTTTTTTTGTTGCAGATTCGAATGTTTCCATATTTgctgcattcaatggtgtttgggaactcgataatagggattggatttttagggatgctgaaaatcaagttctgcccgtggagaagggtgtgacttatgagcaactgcttgaaattctgtacgatgagcttgaagtggataaatgtgtgcatgacttgaaaattaaggtcccgtacacatgcttGTCACAATCTGTCAAgcctaccgttataaaaaatgataggcatgtgcgtgcattcattgggttagcatcgaaatctgaAGAGAAGCtgattcctctatgtgtgacattgattaagaagggaggaATAAGAAATGCATCAGCTtctgccagcgttaataaagaagttcgatttgaagagaacatttctcctccatgtcatggtttcaaaggaactcaaggtgacgttggaacatgtgttcccgagacaaatccagacgtcatagtccatgatgatatcccggttagagatcCGCTATATTTGCATGACATGGCGGcgtacgatccctatggctacgatccttatgtcaacgacgatcctgttgctgatgcaacagatcttggtgggccagatgttaggtgtaacgccctggttaccccagaacagttatggtgaacggcgaaccggaaatttgacccgctacccgagtcctttggttaaaaatatgatctaagtgttattatcaggttaaggtggaaaatcaataaaaatgaaaggatatattttgttgaatacataaaattgtttaagcggccgcacatgtacacatcaccacctaagctctccactcaaggctgggtgagcttctctttccctttacctgcaccacatagcacccatgagccaaggccccgcatgaaaactgtaatgccccgaattctccgttgggTTTAACGGcatgaacagtaggccgggagggccatatttgCTTAATTaagttattaattgattaaatgcatgtatatgttgattatattatgatatgatgtgaaatgcatgcatgtgagtccatatttctatcctcaggggtgtgttggtaatttggcccgttgagggtaaattgactAATTGTTTGCAtattggtgatataatttgagaccacattatgatgtgggtttgttcgagctatttggcatgagacgatcaaggaatgttaattatcggtttggtcataacgggcttaagctcggggctcggggtgagtctcggggtgttttaatgattagagtgttaccgggcattaaagggtaacgggatgtgaaatattggagtttgagaatattgagattagcgggaattgggaagcgttaattattattaacggtgtaggtggaaagtgtcaaaattacccttgagttggctttagaaacttttaaagacctaggggtataatggtctttttgtatttgtatatatatggttttagatgGCTGAAATAATAGAGGCAAAAATAGAGTTTCTCCACCCTTCCCGTACATTCATCTCTCTCACTTTCCTCTTTGAAGatttgagctcaaggtgtggagctaagctaggaaatcaaggggcttaaGTTATAAACTTGGTTCAGCCATGGAAGAGggtttggttttgaatttgaggtgagttttatccattgttttactggttttgctctgttttcgttcatagttttcagctttagattttggtatggaaagttggaattaaggggagttcttgaggtgttttacttgggttatgttgAGGGATAGTTaagggtgatgtttggaggtttaaatgggtattTGAAAGAGGTTtaggtggtgtttaaattgggtttgaagggctggttccaagagaaatcgtaggagaagaaaaacaggggttttggctgaactgggcgtTGCGCAGTGGCATGGTcagggtgagccgcgacccttggggTGTGCTgagtttaggcgcctctgtctgaggggcgggccgcggcatggccaaggagggtcgcggcccttaaggcatttttggccagaattagctttttggctcggggatgcaagcctaaggcctcgggattgaacctactacccggttgagtagtgtttgaggtctcggaggttaggtttgggtttgggaaccttttattattcattttattgatggaatcccatgatttggttatgaccaggtaaccgctaaaggaccaaaaagtcgatcgttttcagggttgttcttttattcgttcttgctcgaaccaaaggtaagaaaactataccccaaatatgacatgcgtggacatttatgaagcatgttgattgtgagaatatggacatggactgaatatagaatgcttagcatatgttgctcatttatgcatggtactgacttattagtcaggtttggcaagggtgctagtatcaactatgaagctgtgacttattagtcaggttcggcggtggtactgggcactgatcatgttgagctgacttattagtcaggacggccttagcgtgtgtcacgcaagccaacaagatttgatcaaatcaattatcagcattgaatggctcagagagctttaatgccagaccgaccccgagggtcgatgaatgaaataaacgcttggaggctagtggcttacttagtagccactctcccacctgaattagtgacatgcatggcaatcactcagtacggttaccagaacctgttgaaggctagtggcttacctatcagccactcttccatttgaattagtgacttgcttgtcagtcactcagtgtggtttatcaggaccttaTGTGGTGTTTGCTCATTTGCttaaaagctttatgctcagtgtgattataacgataatcatttgataatgtttatgtaaagtgttatgttttcttgctgggccttggctcatgggtgctatgtggtgcaggtaaagggaaagaaaagctcacctagccttgagtggagagctgatgtggtggtgtgtacatatgcagccgcttgaccgccacggtcaaggtgttctcggaggaactagggggtttaccctatttttgccgcttaggtcggcgggattgtaaatttaaaactgttgacccacgatttggccaactgacacggagtcaaaatatgaatgatatggacaaatataaagagaataatataatgacgaaagtaaagaaaacacagcaatttatagtggttcggccccaggatctggtaatgacctacgtccacttagaattatattgatatgaaatcagaagtgtgatcagagaacttgggttcaatgagtttcagcacttcacttaaagcaatacaagtgttttaggagaaattctatctctctCTATGGTTTTCTAGTTCAAAGAAAAAGTCCCCTCCCCTTGAGCTacatcttgctatttataggctcatggaggattacagaatattgttgcagatattatcccctgaatagtgggatattcggaagattgcatgagataaattcgggattcacaaagatcttctcacaaatgttgctttgccagtgggaccaccgaccagtctggtcgtggcaAAGACAGGCTTGtcatgcttctggtgtgtcttctggtcgatactctagcagatgcttccaggtgtcagccacgtatcaagaaattatttgccacgtcaccaatgctaatttacctgataacatttgccccccaaagtttatttactacgaacagtgaataaactttgaacgtatgactcttcggtaacccctcctgacgtgtcaggacccttcgtgcgttcttgaaaaaagcaaactactcatgtctaatcatggcttttcagttccccagaaacacttttgacggccatcacgtttccccatacttcgaaaagggaaaattaatgatcacgccttttgaatatcagagacaaacttatataagatcacGAGAGCCATTTCTTTCCTTTTCACGCACGCCACTACTCTgccgaaaaccctaaaaaccagagcttttacCTTCTCCGGCGAACGTTCTCTTGCACTTTCAAGGCTCAGACGGTGGTCTCCTTGACTCCCAAAGCTCTCacttccaccttcacgaccattttccctggtaagtttcttgaaaactcatgcttctaatttctcgtggtgcatgctttttgaTGGCGTACTGTTTGAGTCTCTTGgcttctggtttttttttttttttaagtgcccGTAG
This genomic interval from Humulus lupulus chromosome 8, drHumLupu1.1, whole genome shotgun sequence contains the following:
- the LOC133794888 gene encoding mitogen-activated protein kinase kinase kinase 18-like, with the protein product MDWTRGRTIGRGSFATVSIATAHGSGELFAVKSAELSKSESLQREQKILSSLNSPKIIDYRGFNVSSENGELMYNLCLEYAHGGSLSDTICRRGGRLNQAEIIAYTREILIGLGYLHSAGVVHCDIKGRNILVTREGLKIADLGCARFCDGVSGGDWVSVAGTPAYMAPEVARGEQQGFAADVWALGCTVIEMATGRAPWEDVLDPVSAFYRIGFTDDVPEIPSYVSTKAEDFLGKCLKRDPLERWSVDELLKHPFLEEFEPESEPECVMKEFYSFDLDSPRCVLCTVDSENDPNPYRGSVTDTHTGSPAERIRRLSSESNATSFSEMDCWALDEDWVTVRHNYTQEEPDMISLGASSDLVTVNETPNTKGTLKIRTPNEDDLALHAKFRNGSRNFKGSRRNCNRVGTGSSSYKDWGRLRDGKKVSLKCFKCIKVEFFDYSHCEMKLQFFMNCPPIIVFIQIQLIASSLEPFEIL